One window from the genome of Dermacentor silvarum isolate Dsil-2018 chromosome 7, BIME_Dsil_1.4, whole genome shotgun sequence encodes:
- the LOC119458604 gene encoding LOW QUALITY PROTEIN: WD repeat and HMG-box DNA-binding protein 1-like (The sequence of the model RefSeq protein was modified relative to this genomic sequence to represent the inferred CDS: deleted 1 base in 1 codon) translates to MPPVVKPTRFAHAEGHTDVCYDPTGRYLVTCGSDGEVRTWEGFQDDEPKSYSVGESALAVACGGDTFFVAVDSYCVKAFEVSTGQETSVAARFPSDIYAVACSKDGKTLVAGSGDFTLKVVDVLSGTSQLLTGHTAPVLCCCIDPRAEFIASSSCDGSARVWTLSDQSCVKTWHAILPKSNDFRTSKVLGRLAWSPSGDKLAVPAKSEVRLVPRGSWDQVEVLAHDSIQEALSIVAFSGCGKLLAAATRGGQLLVWDSSTRQLMHTLSCGEDVCSLSWNPRQKELVYCNAQGQLGLVEGIESGSSKEQVPPPVTKAMPEERVDGEDDGIDLGQIKATYEPLIFGDSDAEEEDTAVVPSAGHTAPVQPEYRPRLVQDAFQPGSTPVHLQHRFMVWNSVGMVRAHNTAEESSIDVEFHDTSVHHALHRGNTQGHTMAALSEKALVLAGPQQLECLHLGSWDANKEWAVDTLSDGIQAVAVGDDWVAACCSSGLVRLWTLSGLQKAVWRAPGPVVALVASGRSLALIFHQGAGVTAEWQALAVVQYNVGAGVLEPPIPVPLAERQRLAWAGYTDEGSLCTVDSDGVLSILGSSYGWNPVCNTRDNVKSQSDHYFVLGVSETRQQVRALMCKGSRYPPTLPRPVMVVLDFSLPFLGTDSEKGRLEEELWRAWCLEDALRRVGEEGRQLADVCNRRQLLLLKLFALAAKAEREVRALDVARLMDSERLIQGAVEYASKSRRLVLAQRVERLLLEQEPQFETAPAARQDFQAVPSMRKRDPDQAEEVVIKPKPLQLSRKRPADVTCKEVLLPTDEHRTTVELPVTRGNPFKVTKSQESPVGESAANGGKPRGDVVASSRQLTLKFGARSEAAPATNATNKSGVQLYMESIRATLLEEEPGLAEDQLVSRAVARFRALSQEERAEWNSRAKRRSPSPVHAAKRLRPAV, encoded by the exons ATGCCCCCTGTGGTAAAGCCCACCAGGTTTGCGCATGCCGAGGGGCACACCGATGTTTGCTACGACCCAACCGGCAG GTATTTGGTGACATGCGGTTCGGATGGCGAAGTCAGGACGTGGGAGGGCTTCCAAGACGACGAACCCAAGTCTTACTCCGTCGGAGAGTCGGCTTTAGCTGTCGCCTGTGGT GGCGACACGTTTTTCGTCGCCGTCGACAGCTACTGCGTGAAAGCGTTCGAGGTTTCTACTGGGCAGGAGACCAGCGTGGCCGCTCGCTTTCCATCTGATATCTACGCAGTTGCCTGCAGCAAGGACGGAAAGACGCTCGTCGCTGGTTCCGG GGACTTCACGTTAAAGGTGGTGGACGTTTTATCTGGAACAAGCCAGTTGCTGACGGGTCACACTGCACCCGTGCTTTGCTGCTGTATAGACCCACGTGCGGAATTTATC GCTTCTTCAAGCTGCGATGGCAGTGCTAGAGTCTGGACGCTGTCGGACCAGAGCTGTGTCAAGACGTGGCATGCCATCCTGCCAAAGAGCAATGATTTTAG GACCTCCAAGGTGCTCGGCCGTCTGGCTTGGTCCCCATCAGGAGACAAG TTGGCTGTGCCTGCGAAGTCAGAAGTGCGGCTGGTTCCGCGAGGTTCCTGGGACCAGGTGGAGGTGCTGGCGCACGATTCAATTCAGGAG GCCCTGTCAATTGTGGCATTCAGTGGCTGTGGCAAATTGCTGGCAGCTGCCACCCGTGGAGGACAGCTGCTGGTATGGGACTCGAGCACGCGCCAGCTGATGCACAC CTTATCCTGTGGTGAGGACGTCTGCAGCCTGAGCTGGAACCCCCGTCAGAAAGAACTCGTTTACTGCAATGCCCAG GGCCAGTTAGGCCTCGTCGAGGGCATCGAGAGTGGCAGTAGCAAAGAGCAGGTGCCACCTCCGGTAACCAAG GCAATGCCAGAAGAAAGAGTGGACGGCGAGGATGACGGCATAG ACCTGGGCCAGATCAAGGCAACCTACGAGCCACTCATCTTTGGAGACTCGGATGCTGAAGAAGAAGACACAGCTGTTGTGCCAAGTGCAGGGCACACAGCACCCGTGCAGCCAGAGTACCGCCCCCGTCTGGTGCAGGACGCCTTCCAGCCTGGCTCCACACCCGTCCACCTCCAGCACCGCTTCATG GTGTGGAATTCCGTGGGCATGGTCCGAgcgcacaacacggccgaggagagCAGCATTGACGTGGAGTTCCACGACACCTCAGTGCACCACGCGCTACACCGTGGCAACACCCAGGGCCATACTATGGCAGCACTGAGTGAGAAGGCCCTTGTGTTGGCTGGGCCCCAGCAGCTGGAGTGCTTGCATCTGGGTTCCTGGGATGCCAACAAGGAGTGGGCCGTCGACACGCTCTCCGACGGCATCCAG GCAGTGGCGGTTGGCGATGACTGGGTGGCCGCATGCTGTAGCTCGGGTCTGGTGCGTCTCTGGACGTTGAGTGGCCTGCAGAAGGCCGTGTGGCGTGCACCAGGACCAGTGGTTGCACTTGTTGCTTCCGGCCGCTCGCTTGCCTTGATCTTCCACCAGGGGGCCG GCGTCACAGCAGAGTGGCAGGCACTTGCCGTGGTGCAGTACAATGTAGGTGCTGGTGTCCTTGAGCCTCCTATCCCTGTGCCCCTGGCTGAGAGGCAACGGCTTGCCTGGGCAGG GTACACAGACGAGGGCTCA TTGTGTACTGTCGACTCTGATGGTGTCCTCTCCATCCTTGGCTCCTCTTATGGCTGGAATCCTGTTTGCAACACCAGAGACAAT GTGAAGAGCCAGTCGGACCACTACTTTGTGCTGGGTGTGAGTGAGACGCGCCAGCAAGTTCG GGCCTTGATGTGCAAGGGTTCACGCTACCCGCCCACTTTGCCGCGACCCGTCATGGTCGTGCTGGACTTCAGCCTGCCCTTCCTGGGCACGGACTCCGAGAAGGGACGACTGGAG GAGGAGCTGTGGCGTGCCTGGTGCCTGGAGGATGCCCTGCGACGTGTGGGCGAGGAGGGCCGTCAGCTGGCTGACGTCTGCAACCGgaggcagctgctgctgctcaaACTGTTTGCG CTGGCAGCCAAGGCCGAGCGAGAGGTGCGTGCGCTGGACGTGGCACGTCTCATGGACTCTGAGCGACTGATCCAGGGAGCAGTGGAGTATGCCTCCAAGAGCCGACGGCTGGTGCTGGCGCAGCGGGTTGAGCGCCTTCTGCTCGAACAAGAACCTCAGTTTGAAACTGCTCCTGCTGCTCG GCAGGACTTCCAAGCTGTTCCATCTATGCGCAAGCGTGACCCTGACCAAGCTGAAGAAGTGGTGATAAAGCCCAAGCCTCTGCAGCTCTCCAGGAAAAGGCCAGCTGACGTCACATGCAAGGAAG TGTTGCTACCTACTGACGAGCATCGCACCACAGTAGAGCTACCCGTGACCCGAGGCAACCCGTTCAAAGTGACCAAG TCGCAGGAGAGCCCAGTGGGAGAAAGTGCCGCTAATGGTGGCAAGCCTCGAGGAGACGTGGTGGCCAGCAGTCGGCAGCTGACACTGAAGTTTGGAGCCCGCAGTGAGGCTGCCCCTGCCACCAATGCCACCAACAAGTCCGGCGTGCAGCTGTATATGGAATCAATCCGAGCCACACTGCTTGAGGAAGAGCCGGGCCTTGCAGAGGACCAGCTTGTCAGCCGGGCAGTGGCACGCTTCAGGGCTCTGTCCCAAGAGGAGCGGGCG